A genomic window from Vitis riparia cultivar Riparia Gloire de Montpellier isolate 1030 chromosome 16, EGFV_Vit.rip_1.0, whole genome shotgun sequence includes:
- the LOC117933356 gene encoding uncharacterized protein LOC117933356: MVRERINSIRPGITEGGPHPIDGTIIFPLVDPTRILRPHRDALILSLGIDKFDVRRILIDPGSSADLVQASVISHMGHNLVGLENPGRILSGFNGASTTSLGDIVLPVQAGPVTLNVQFSVVQDLSPFNVILGRTWLHCMKAIPSTYHQMVSFLTEDGQTNLYGSQLAARQCYQIAREAGTSRENEPLPESTHALDQ; the protein is encoded by the coding sequence ATGGTGCGTGAGCGTATCAATTCCATCCGACCTGGGATAACCGAAGGAGGCCCGCACCCCATAGACGGAACGATCATTTTTCCTCTAGTAGACCCCACGCGGATATTACGTCCGCACCGTGATGCCCTCATTCTATCCTTGGGGATAGACAAATTCGACGTAAGACGCATCTTAATTGACCCAGGTAGCTCAGCTGATCTGGTGCAAGCATCAGTCATAAGCCACATGGGACACAACTTAGTCGGTCTCGAAAACCCTGGAAGGATTTTGTCCGGATTCAACGGGGCATCAACTACCTCATTGGGAGACATTGTGCTACCAGTCCAAGCTGGCCCAGTCACTCTCAACGTTCAATTTTCGGTAGTCCAAGATCTATCACCCTTCAATGTTATCTTGGGACGCACATGGCTACACTGTATGAAGGCCATCCCCTCCACATATCATCAGATGGTGAGCTTTCTCACTGAAGATGGGCAAACCAACCTATACGGCAGCCAGCTAGCCGCTCGCCAATGCTACCAGATAGCAAGAGAAGCAGGGACCAGTCGGGAGAATGAACCCCTCCCCGAATCCACCCATGCGCTCGACCAATAG